The genomic DNA atattaaaaaaaaacgaatccctccgcaggatccatgcgaaaaattatatttaatttgtagttcagtatgtttaccttaagaagctttacgttaatggaaagatggaggtctttaatggcgatccaaaaacgatgaacggagatccttagcagctgctcctcaagtgtgaagcactccaccggtatccaccaagaaagcgatgtaatgaaggaggaggagatggagagaattagggttttgtaaatctttttggttgaggtaaaaatagggtctataatagtatatttataggcaaaattttcagctgaaaattttcccataaaatattattattattaaccctttattattctcactaataattaaaacaccttttaattattaatcctttttttctaaactctttagaaataattctctcacttgatttaatttccaaaaattaaattcttaattaataatattaagaactttttcttaactaatttataatcaattaaatgtcatttaatcaattattaaattttccaattaattatttatttcataaataaataattatcagccattattaattaatttctccaccattaaatcattatcttttatggtgtgaccctgtaggttcaatattaagccggtagtagaaataaataataataaaactatttaatcattatttatataaattctctaattcattaaatatgattaattaattaatcatatttattctacatcgtgagggatacttctcagcatatcgctactatccggataatacgaattcactacttagaataccaagaacctattcagtgagtagttaccatacaattaattccttctaccctacaatgtcacgattaaatacaaggcatggaacttgtgtcaagcctatcttatttaatcacttgctttcccattcactatgcttagttctatttaatgtaaattagaaactcctttctaatttcattcactctggccaaagattcctgaacaaacataagtggatcagcattgaacattctcttcctacactggaaggggtagatcctttattgatcatacactatcttcgtgtacaaattcctatacccagtagagcgcttataattgtcccttgagactaagaactaaaccaaagcatagttcagtgtacacaagatgactatgatgacctcaagtctaaggatacttgtacaactatcactatgtgaacaactgctgacacgtgagtgaactccatcagttgttcagctgtgtgagtcatgttcagtgaacttattctataataagcacctacatactagctatagtgtcaccacacaaatgtctatgagaacagacatccttcataataatgtaagcataatatgtaccgatctttgcggattattaattaccagttagtaatcctacgaccaggaactatttaagtttagagttatcatcttttagttctcattattatgatctcatcacaatccataaaaagctttactctaaactgtggtatatcttatttaaacatttaaatagatagagcccacaataaaaacaaaacaagtcttttattaatatcaatgaaatcaaaacagattacataaaagttattcctaaatccttatacatgattggacttaggacatatctctttcaagttggagaacgcaagattctaGGTGCAGAACtaattcagcagaccaaggaaaaagtagaacttatctgaaagcgacttgaagcaggcagaatcgacagcgtaaatatgTAGATCAATCCAGGAAAGATGTGAACTATCAAGAAGGGGAACATGTATTGCTAAAGGTAtcgccatggaagggattaactaggtttggcaacaaaggcaaattgaaacctcgctacgttggaccatttgaaattttgaagaaagttgggaaggttgcgtacgagttagctttaccaccccatatgcagcatattcataacgtatttcatgtatctatgcttaagaagtacaatcctgatacaaggcatgtaatagaatatgagccaatagatattcaggcagatttgtcatatgcagagcagccgataagaattctagataggcaagagagggtattaaggaataagtctgtaccattagtgagagttttatggagaaacccagtggttgaggaatcaacctgggagctcgagagtgatatgttagaaaagtatcctcagttatttacatagtgtgattccgaggacagaatcctgttaagggggggagaatgtaacgaccgagaaattacgcttgtattatattataataaagataaattatgtgtattattatgtgattaaatgtgtggAGTCGTaaaaaccctaattgctatgtgctacgtgttgaCTATTTTGATCCGAACgtattttggatatttattgagtgttttatcgtaagttatatgttttatattaaaccccgtacaactcaaacagtgttttaaaagcccgtatttcaaacaaaatcattggccctattttgccaaaaacaacctataccatatcgctattctgaacccctagacgttttacaaatttacctttttcgtgAAAAACGATTTTACGGACCCCTTCgagtaccaaaaaccccacaaaaatcacatttttatttttatatgatcataaaaatatcatacatcatttttctttgcatttttgtaatattcataatttttgagaatttttagcatttattttgtatttattggatatttaaaaatttattattattactcaaaaattataaaaattggggccaaatatttttattaagagtgtaattagccccttaattttatttaggggtattatttttataaatattaaatagctgatttatagttaattaattagttaattataactaaaaatcaaaaaatcaagaaataattagtgttggtgaagaacaatcAGAGAATTCAACTGCAGATTTCATAGTGATTATGTTACCCGttttgatcatgtgagtaaccacaacgatcctcttgatctctactttctattcataccattaattttgtgttttgttgatttgattttcaatccgatttttagggtttatacccgaatttGGGTATTTTGATTCCTGTGAGTTATGCTTGAATTTGATACTTGATATAGTTTCCTGAGGATTGTTATAGTCGATTACAACTAGAATTAGCGTCGAATGATACCCATATAGTGTAGTTCGAATAGCAAGGTTTTTACGAATTTTCTGTTAATTGTTGTGGTATGTGGATTGATTGTTGGTTTGTTAGACGATAGGGGTTAAATTTCCCaggttacgagcttcgttttggtgTATTGATACTGAAGTTTGGTGTACAATTGTGGTAAATCGTCGTTTGGCCAGGAAAACGCCGCCGGCGGGCCGTCGATTGGCCGGAGAAGACGGAGCAGAACCTGGGCTCGCTTTCCGTTGCAGCGACGAGGAAGAGGAGTTTGTGGCGATGGAGAACGGTGAAAGAGGGAGTCAAAACGGAGGGGTTTTGAGGCTTAATCGAATCGTCGGACTTTAGTCGGAAAAAGCCCCGCTggcgccggattctgggcagaCAGGCGGTTGTTCTTCgtgacccgggttcgacccggttccaacccggaaatcgacccgggtttgatcttcaAAACACTGATTAAAAACCCTGAATTGTGTTtctgatttatttaattaattatttatattttagaaaatcatagtcagtttttaataattttaaaaatcaattaaaaatcagttttacattctgaaaaatataatttataattttaaaattattttattaatttagaaatttgaatttagttatttaattaattatttaatcatttatctaattatttattagttatttaattaattaatatttaggtaattaattaataaataaggattaaaaataattgaataatatgaataataattcgttaattagttgattattgcgaataactcgtatttatacgagtagtgtTTCGATAAGTTAGAATtagtattcgagcgataattaattcattcgaagagtgtcgtaatgattattcgtatcgaataattaaagacagataattaattaattaattaattaatcgtataagttataatcataataataatagttcgaaaattatacgaggaatgcgagtagctcgtatttatacgagtagttaatcattgagttagattatggtgcgaataataattatttatccgATAAATAGCTAtaagttaattgtatcgattggttatttgtaaataattaatctaatcgagtaagtaataataatttataaataattgtaataaattgtaattaatcataataattagggattaattattttaaaatacaataattattaaataattatttaaaaatatatttaaggattatttaattataattaattatttataattaattattaattaattaaatcttgtttaattcgtAGTAATTAAACTGTTAATCCGttttgagtgaaacgaagacctctagactcagaaaaatgaaacgaatccaataaaaataattgtaaatcataatttcttccggaagagagtCGTATCgtgttagttaattgtttatatgccctaataggggtagaattgagccaaataaattccaaaaaattataataaaatcaaatagggttagttaatacaggcgactagtatcgattctaaaaatatttataagcccaaaaaaaattaattatgtgctttatgtgctatgtgctttacatgattatgtgaaccttatgtgctagataattatatgtgtatatatgcgagtcagttagaaacgcatgggtagattgatagggttacgtggtatcaattcgagatacgcgtgtgtagtaagttatctaaacgactatctttctatgattgattcagtatcaacaaggcagatcaagcaggagaccgaaggcggtgagttgaactaggttaagtacgcgcaaggcaagtttttcccctattctaaatgcagaatagtgaattataccccattttccatatcagttacactttgataattcttgttcatatacactgttacacaattattgattcttgtttctatttcatttcgattcttgatttctcttaatttattgaatcccctattcatattccaatacttttacccttgttatatatactccgatatatcctgatgttgggataatCAAAAGCATTTCGATTGTTTCGGATGCTAaactttggactggatggttatgatacgggctgggttttacccagaccttttTATTAATaagccatagttgcctgagtactccttatgttggttgggtctatgcagttgggtatagatctgcactgtatcctgactgataagcaggttatagtgcatatgttggttcttgtttccagtcttgttcatttggcactcgccaatgttggaaaattattattctatacacaaacagatggttattcaaaccagcagcttatcgattcatttattcttctctctttatactatatatattgttgcaggcttgttgagcaattttggctcatccccttttactgttattcctattgttttatagttaaggtagagaatgaaactaatcagaacccgcatagtcaagaagcgagtcaagcatcgggaccctcttataccaagagtgttcatccctatcccagaagagagctttgagttaccagatctggtgtaacaggataagtagtaatgttggtttgaataaaagttatgtggtgagaatgtagattgaataaatttttgtaataaagagagttcttgagacatattatttttatttgggtttgtaataaagttagtgtgtcgttcttgttttcaactcttaaccttaaaagatcctgagtagcagtagttcggggtaattattatatttatattccgcttgtgcaggtttagtttatagttaatgttaataatgccccaaatctatagcccggatttggagggtgttatagttttTCTACACTATCTCCCTTGAAATATACTTTCTTTTTGTTCGAGCCAGTTAAACATATTCGCTTCTTATAATAATTTAGATTCGCCCTATGCTTCGACAACCAATGCATTCCCAGAATCACTCCAAAGTCCCTCAGTTCTAACGGTAATAAATCAACTAAGAAGGTTTATTCACCAATCATTAAGTCACAATCTCGATAAATTTTATCTACGAACAAATTTCTACCATTTGGAAGTTTTACCAGAAATCCATTATCTAGACTTTGCACAGGTACATTTAACTTATCCATATATTTTATATCCATAAAAGAATGGGTTGACCCCGAATCAAACAACACATGAACATCTTGAGCACAAAGTTGAAGCGTACCTGACATAACATCATGAGATTTTTCGACATCATGAGTTGTCATTGCGTAGGTTCGTGCCACTGCCCTAGGTGCTGATTGTTGAAAAGGTCTTGCTGTAGAAGTCCTATTTCCTTTAGTTTCCACTTCTTTCCTGACTCCTTTTTGTGGGCAGTCCCTTGATAAATGACCTGGTTATCCGCAACTATAGCAAAAAATCACTTTAGGCTTGGGACATTGAGAAGCTATATGTCCCTTTTCTCCACAAATGTAACACAGCCCATCAGCTCGATAACAAATATCACCACCATGTTTCATTCCATATTTCTTACACTCAGATGCGATGATCCTCTTATTACTTCCCCGAAAACTCTCCTTCTTCCTTATATGTAGTTTCTTGTTGTCCTTCTTAAATCCTGAGTTAACACTCAATTCTGTCTCTCTTCCTCATTTCTTATTGTTAAAGAATTGAGTGCGAGCTTCATAGTCCCTTTCTGCAATCCTCGCCTTCCCAACCAACTTATCAAATTGTTCCAACTCCAACAAGGACACCTTCTCTCTAATTTGGGGTTTCAGCCCTTCTTGAAATCTCTGACATTTTCTGGCTTCAGTATCAACCTGATGAGGAGCAAACCTGGAAAATTCCAAGAATCTTGAGAGATACTCCGACACGGACATTTCTTCTTGCTTTAGTCCTAGAAACTTCATATCCATCTCATTCTTCATACAGGTAGGAAAATATTTATCAAagaacaattccttaaaccttgtCCAACCCATTTTAGAATAATCCTCAGTCTGTTTAACCGTATCCCACCAAAATACAGCTTCCCCCCTTAATGAGTGTGTTGCAAATTTTACCTTTTGCTCCTCTGAATATTTCGATATCTCTATCACTTTCTCTATTTCTTTAATCAATACATTCGCAACATGTGGATCCAATTCTCCTTTAAAAATTGGGGGATCTGCATCCTTAAAAGCCTTGTATGTACACCTTCGCTT from Apium graveolens cultivar Ventura chromosome 5, ASM990537v1, whole genome shotgun sequence includes the following:
- the LOC141659977 gene encoding uncharacterized protein LOC141659977, which codes for MIDGNSDGTGSNVQISPEMLLILGELKNMFKSLMEGRTTADTPEINGERVENMEKEGENKRRCTYKAFKDADPPIFKGELDPHVANVLIKEIEKVIEISKYSEEQKVKFATHSLRGEAVFWWDTVKQTEDYSKMGWTRFKELFFDKYFPTCMKNEMDMKFLGLKQEEMSVSEYLSRFLEFSRFAPHQVDTEARKCQRFQEGLKPQIREKVSLLELEQFDKLVGKARIAERDYEARTQFFNNKK